The proteins below come from a single Kitasatospora sp. NBC_00315 genomic window:
- a CDS encoding alpha/beta hydrolase: MDIRTLRDAQPAELHSAADAYDRLAEEFARHARAWEDGVRDRVRGSAWAGGAADRAEESLTGTGRRLTAARLELTRAGDVLREGAEAFLLAQSQLRQALAEAEARGCPIGEDGGPALPFVPEQDRHDPDARLVTAAVGDLRRRITGALADAAYADRVTADRLRALAGEADSGAGLDLALATAARERAATAALTGTAPDLLARGLPAPHAQPAEVAAWWHGLTGVEQQRLLDRHPALLGNRDGLPAAVRDRANRLMLPTLIERLEHRPRLTPADRNLLEGFRRIRARLLDEDAGGPPHVLLLALGSEGQGRAALSFGDPDTADDVVVYVPGLGTRVGDVGGKDGSRARCLWAEARAADPARSTASIAWLGYDAPQVGPDGLAVAGTERAARGGAGYQGFLRGLRASREGAPAHLTALGHSYGSLTVGQAAQRPGGIPADEIVLVGSPGTGARTAAQLRVGAGHVWVGAAEHDPVTRLPGRPELERAAVGAALGPVPGAVAALAGSGHDPDELWFGRDPASREFGARRFAVADGRWQQAHSDYWALDHEGRSSSSLSAMGRIVAGHGEQLEPQAPR, from the coding sequence ATGGACATCCGCACCCTGCGGGACGCGCAGCCCGCGGAGCTGCACAGCGCCGCCGACGCCTACGACCGGCTCGCCGAGGAGTTCGCCCGACACGCCCGGGCCTGGGAGGACGGCGTGCGGGACCGGGTCCGGGGATCGGCCTGGGCGGGCGGCGCCGCCGACCGCGCCGAGGAGTCGCTGACCGGCACCGGCCGCCGGTTGACCGCCGCCCGGCTCGAACTCACCCGGGCCGGCGACGTCCTGCGCGAGGGCGCCGAGGCCTTCCTGCTCGCCCAGTCACAGCTGCGGCAGGCACTGGCCGAGGCCGAGGCCCGCGGCTGCCCGATCGGGGAGGACGGCGGCCCCGCCCTGCCGTTCGTACCGGAGCAGGACCGGCACGACCCGGACGCGCGGCTCGTCACGGCGGCCGTCGGCGACCTGCGACGCCGGATCACCGGTGCCCTCGCCGACGCCGCGTACGCCGACCGGGTGACCGCCGACCGGCTGCGCGCGCTCGCCGGTGAGGCCGACTCGGGTGCGGGTCTCGATCTCGCCCTCGCCACCGCCGCCCGGGAGCGGGCCGCCACCGCCGCCCTCACCGGCACCGCCCCGGACCTGCTCGCCCGGGGCCTGCCCGCCCCGCACGCGCAGCCGGCCGAGGTCGCCGCCTGGTGGCACGGCCTCACCGGGGTCGAGCAGCAGCGGCTGCTCGACCGCCACCCCGCGCTGCTCGGCAACCGCGACGGCCTGCCCGCCGCCGTCCGCGACCGGGCCAACCGGCTGATGCTGCCCACCCTGATCGAGCGGCTGGAGCACCGGCCGCGGCTCACCCCCGCCGACCGGAACCTGCTGGAGGGCTTCCGCCGGATCCGGGCCCGGCTGCTGGACGAGGACGCCGGCGGCCCGCCGCACGTCCTGCTGCTGGCCCTCGGGAGCGAGGGCCAGGGCCGGGCCGCCCTCTCCTTCGGGGATCCGGACACCGCCGACGACGTGGTGGTCTACGTGCCGGGCCTCGGCACCCGGGTCGGCGACGTCGGCGGCAAGGACGGCTCCCGGGCCAGGTGCCTGTGGGCCGAGGCCCGGGCGGCGGACCCGGCCCGCAGCACCGCCTCGATCGCCTGGCTCGGCTACGACGCCCCGCAGGTCGGCCCGGACGGCCTCGCGGTGGCGGGCACCGAGCGAGCCGCGCGGGGCGGCGCCGGGTACCAGGGCTTCCTGCGGGGGCTGCGGGCCTCCCGGGAGGGCGCCCCGGCCCACCTCACCGCACTCGGCCACAGCTACGGGTCGCTGACCGTCGGTCAGGCCGCCCAGCGGCCCGGCGGCATCCCGGCCGACGAGATCGTGCTGGTGGGCAGCCCGGGCACCGGGGCCCGAACGGCCGCGCAACTGCGGGTCGGGGCGGGACACGTGTGGGTGGGCGCGGCCGAGCACGACCCGGTGACCCGGCTGCCCGGGCGCCCGGAGCTGGAGCGCGCGGCGGTGGGGGCGGCCCTCGGCCCGGTGCCGGGCGCGGTGGCCGCGCTGGCCGGCTCCGGGCACGACCCGGACGAGCTGTGGTTCGGCCGGGATCCGGCGAGCCGGGAGTTCGGCGCCCGGCGCTTCGCGGTGGCGGACGGCCGGTGGCAGCAGGCCCACTCCGACTACTGGGCGCTCGATCACGAGGGCCGCAGCAGCAGTTCGCTGTCCGCCATGGGCCGGATCGTCGCCGGGCACGGGGAGCAGCTGGAGCCGCAGGCGCCGCGCTGA
- a CDS encoding ATP-binding protein, which produces MTQWCATATGVLAVLSLVAVARYRAVARTQRRRLASQQRQLDSLREQLDVELAHRRVEDAAVQQEQDLNASTQRAFLSVARRILVMAHDQQALLDEMERTHHDPRLLDGLLKADHAAAQQARLAQTLAVLCGARAGRHWPEPVSLEDVVRGAQSRILPFQRVVVRSRLETAVIGAAAEALIHAVAELLDNATRYSPPSTRVFVTLMPVHNGAVIEIDDGGVGMPEQAIEKASSVLAGGTTLEVSRLGEVPQLGLAAVGRLAQQYGFRVTLSSAPSPYGGVRVVVLLPNTLLTEPLPPTVPTLTEPVGPDRHGGRPRSQQSAPGQLPAALGEEAAPEPEYPSGGGGTPPPLPRRSHRRDRTARDPRPVAPAPVPPRSAREAQTFMSLFQAGTADGRSAARGPAQPGSTPLPPPHSPPAGPRPQRSGEPDDHPF; this is translated from the coding sequence ATGACTCAGTGGTGCGCAACCGCGACCGGCGTACTCGCCGTCCTTTCGCTGGTGGCGGTAGCGCGGTACCGCGCGGTCGCCCGCACCCAGCGTCGTCGGCTCGCCTCCCAGCAGCGCCAACTGGACTCGCTGCGCGAGCAGCTGGACGTCGAACTGGCCCACCGTCGTGTCGAGGACGCCGCCGTCCAGCAGGAGCAGGACCTCAACGCCTCCACCCAGCGGGCCTTCCTCAGCGTGGCCCGCAGGATCCTGGTGATGGCCCACGACCAGCAGGCCCTGCTGGACGAGATGGAGCGCACCCACCACGACCCCCGCCTGCTCGACGGACTGCTCAAGGCGGATCACGCCGCCGCCCAACAGGCGCGACTGGCCCAGACGCTGGCCGTCCTCTGCGGTGCCAGGGCCGGCCGGCACTGGCCCGAGCCGGTCTCGCTGGAGGACGTGGTGCGGGGCGCCCAGTCCCGGATCCTGCCGTTCCAGCGGGTGGTCGTCCGCAGCCGGCTGGAGACCGCGGTGATCGGCGCGGCCGCCGAGGCGCTGATCCACGCCGTCGCCGAGCTGCTCGACAACGCCACCCGCTACTCCCCTCCCAGTACCCGGGTGTTCGTCACGCTGATGCCCGTTCACAACGGCGCCGTCATCGAGATCGACGACGGTGGGGTCGGCATGCCGGAGCAGGCCATCGAGAAGGCCTCCTCGGTGCTCGCCGGCGGCACCACCCTGGAGGTGTCCCGGCTCGGCGAGGTGCCCCAGCTGGGGCTGGCCGCGGTCGGCCGGCTGGCCCAGCAGTACGGCTTCCGGGTCACCCTCAGCTCGGCGCCCTCACCGTACGGCGGCGTACGGGTCGTGGTGCTGCTGCCGAACACGCTGCTGACCGAACCGCTGCCGCCGACCGTGCCGACTCTCACGGAGCCGGTCGGGCCCGATCGGCACGGCGGCAGGCCCCGCTCGCAGCAGAGCGCTCCCGGGCAGCTCCCGGCCGCCCTCGGCGAGGAGGCCGCCCCGGAGCCCGAGTACCCCTCGGGCGGCGGTGGCACCCCGCCGCCGCTGCCCCGCCGCAGCCACCGGCGCGACCGCACCGCCAGGGATCCCCGGCCCGTCGCCCCCGCGCCGGTGCCACCCCGCTCGGCCCGGGAGGCACAGACCTTCATGTCGCTCTTCCAGGCCGGCACCGCCGACGGCCGCTCGGCCGCCCGTGGCCCGGCGCAGCCGGGCTCCACGCCCCTCCCACCGCCGCACTCACCGCCGGCGGGCCCCCGCCCTCAGCGCTCCGGAGAACCCGATGACCACCCATTCTGA
- a CDS encoding roadblock/LC7 domain-containing protein, giving the protein MTTHSDLGWLLADIVTVPEVQHAVVVSNDGLEIGRSRAIERDDAERLAAACSGLQSLARGVAQGFGGPRSATRQIIVEYGGGYLFIVAAGAGAHLAVVTGEAVDAGLVAFQMQVLVERIGAHLTSPPRAEAAGAQR; this is encoded by the coding sequence ATGACCACCCATTCTGACCTCGGCTGGCTGCTCGCCGACATCGTCACCGTCCCCGAGGTCCAGCACGCCGTCGTGGTGTCCAACGACGGTCTGGAGATCGGGCGCAGCCGCGCGATCGAACGCGACGACGCCGAACGGCTGGCCGCCGCCTGCTCCGGCCTGCAGTCCCTGGCCAGAGGCGTCGCCCAGGGTTTCGGCGGACCGCGGAGCGCCACCCGGCAGATCATCGTCGAGTACGGGGGCGGCTACCTGTTCATCGTCGCGGCGGGGGCCGGCGCGCACCTGGCCGTGGTGACCGGCGAGGCCGTCGACGCCGGCCTGGTCGCGTTCCAGATGCAGGTGCTGGTCGAACGGATCGGCGCCCACCTCACCAGCCCGCCCCGTGCGGAAGCCGCGGGGGCACAGCGGTGA
- a CDS encoding DUF742 domain-containing protein has protein sequence MSGPVRPYVITGGRSRPSRETLALESLLCASPHFSEPPAETLNREHRRILALCRNLLSVAEVAAHLGLPLGVVKVLVGDLWDLGAVQVLPPAPQAERLPATLLEEVLVGLRQLR, from the coding sequence GTGAGCGGCCCGGTACGGCCCTATGTGATCACCGGCGGCCGCAGCCGGCCGAGTCGCGAGACCCTGGCCCTGGAAAGCCTGCTGTGCGCCTCGCCCCACTTCTCCGAACCGCCCGCCGAAACGCTCAACCGCGAACACCGCAGGATCCTGGCCCTCTGCCGGAACCTGCTCTCGGTCGCCGAGGTCGCCGCCCACCTGGGCCTGCCGCTGGGCGTGGTCAAGGTGCTCGTCGGCGACCTCTGGGACCTCGGCGCCGTCCAGGTCCTCCCGCCCGCCCCGCAGGCCGAACGCCTGCCCGCAACCCTCTTGGAAGAGGTGCTCGTTGGCCTCCGCCAGCTCCGCTGA
- a CDS encoding ATP/GTP-binding protein encodes MASASSAELSHAEPDYLPPSVQGAVKILVTGPFGVGKTTLVGSLSEITPLRTEETMTAAGADVDDLTGRTGKTTTTVALDFGRITLNPRLALYLFGTPGQERFQPLWDDLTRGALGAVALVDLRRVDESFEILGRLEEQRIPFAVAVNVFPDSPSYPEEELRSALDLLPEVPILHCDVRDRTAAYDLLIDFVGHLHATAVLELQP; translated from the coding sequence TTGGCCTCCGCCAGCTCCGCTGAGCTGTCCCACGCCGAGCCGGACTACCTGCCGCCGTCCGTCCAGGGCGCGGTGAAGATCCTGGTCACCGGCCCGTTCGGGGTGGGCAAGACCACCCTGGTCGGCTCGCTCAGCGAGATCACCCCACTGCGTACCGAGGAGACCATGACCGCCGCCGGCGCCGACGTGGACGACCTCACCGGCCGCACCGGCAAGACCACCACCACGGTCGCGCTGGACTTCGGCCGGATCACCCTCAACCCCCGGCTCGCCCTCTACCTCTTCGGCACCCCGGGCCAGGAGCGCTTCCAGCCGCTCTGGGACGACCTGACGCGCGGCGCGCTCGGCGCCGTGGCGCTGGTGGACCTGCGCCGGGTGGACGAGAGCTTCGAGATCCTCGGCCGGCTGGAGGAACAGCGGATCCCGTTCGCCGTCGCGGTCAACGTCTTCCCCGACAGCCCGAGCTACCCGGAGGAGGAGCTGCGCAGCGCGCTCGACCTGCTGCCCGAGGTGCCCATCCTGCACTGCGACGTCCGCGACCGCACGGCCGCCTACGACCTGCTGATCGACTTCGTCGGCCACCTCCACGCCACCGCCGTACTGGAGCTCCAGCCATGA
- a CDS encoding cytochrome P450, with protein sequence MTTPEPGTLPHAAAPPPGCPAHAGGRAGEAPAAGRGAALYGPAVSEDPHGLYARLREQYGAVAPIELEPGVEAWLVLGYPELLELTRNEQLFSKDSRRWRVPAEGRLRPDSRVQPMTAWRPTLLNLDGAEHQRLRAAVADTLAQIDHGRLREITEAAADALIDGWGPDGTADLIAQYARRLPLLVFTQLLGLPAEAGPRLIELISHFVDSSENSVRANAEFQATLADLVRSRRAEPGADLTSWLLAHPARLTDEEALHHLVVILVAGNETTINWTGNTLRLLLTDRRFRATLSGGRLTVADALEEVLWRDPPTQNFPGRWATDDTVLGGQYISAGDMLVLGLAAANADPAAQGPLTPAPAHAAPSVRDGTGTTGNRAHLAWGAGRHVCPAQHPARLIVETAVETLLHRLPDLQLAVPAGELSWRPSPWSRALVSLPVLYSAFTPPRPAATERPVWTPPPHSTPGGSPPSPSTPSDATSTPRTPGSATPARRSWWNSLAGWWSGR encoded by the coding sequence ATGACCACACCTGAGCCGGGCACCCTGCCGCACGCCGCCGCCCCGCCGCCCGGGTGCCCCGCGCACGCGGGCGGCCGGGCCGGGGAGGCCCCCGCCGCGGGGCGCGGAGCCGCGCTCTACGGCCCCGCCGTCTCCGAGGACCCGCACGGCCTCTACGCCCGGCTGCGCGAGCAGTACGGCGCCGTCGCACCGATCGAGCTGGAGCCCGGTGTCGAGGCCTGGCTGGTGCTCGGCTACCCCGAGCTGCTCGAACTCACCCGCAACGAGCAGTTGTTCTCCAAGGACTCCCGCCGCTGGCGGGTCCCGGCGGAGGGCCGGCTGCGCCCCGACTCGCGGGTCCAGCCGATGACCGCCTGGCGGCCCACCCTGCTCAACCTGGACGGCGCCGAGCACCAGCGGCTGCGGGCCGCGGTCGCCGACACCCTCGCCCAGATCGACCACGGCCGGCTGCGCGAGATCACCGAGGCCGCCGCCGACGCGCTGATCGACGGCTGGGGGCCGGACGGCACGGCCGACCTGATCGCGCAGTACGCGCGACGGCTGCCGCTGCTGGTCTTCACCCAGCTGCTCGGCCTGCCCGCGGAGGCCGGTCCCCGGCTGATCGAGCTGATCAGCCACTTCGTGGACAGCAGTGAGAATTCCGTCCGGGCCAACGCCGAGTTCCAGGCCACGCTGGCCGACCTGGTCCGCAGCCGGCGGGCCGAGCCCGGCGCCGACCTCACCTCCTGGCTGCTCGCCCACCCGGCGCGGCTGACCGACGAGGAGGCGCTGCACCACCTGGTGGTGATCCTGGTGGCCGGCAACGAGACCACCATCAACTGGACCGGCAACACCCTGCGGCTGCTGCTGACCGACCGCCGGTTCCGGGCCACCCTGAGCGGCGGGCGCCTCACCGTCGCCGACGCGCTGGAGGAGGTGCTCTGGCGCGACCCGCCGACGCAGAACTTCCCCGGCCGCTGGGCCACCGACGACACCGTGCTGGGCGGTCAGTACATCAGCGCCGGCGACATGCTGGTGCTGGGCCTGGCCGCCGCCAACGCCGACCCGGCGGCCCAGGGGCCGCTGACGCCGGCGCCGGCCCACGCCGCCCCGAGCGTGCGGGACGGCACCGGGACGACCGGCAACCGCGCCCACCTCGCCTGGGGCGCCGGCCGGCACGTCTGCCCGGCGCAGCACCCGGCCCGGCTGATCGTCGAGACCGCCGTCGAGACCCTGTTGCACCGGCTGCCGGATCTCCAACTCGCCGTCCCGGCGGGTGAGCTGTCCTGGCGTCCGTCGCCGTGGTCCCGGGCGCTGGTCAGCCTGCCGGTGCTCTACAGCGCCTTCACCCCGCCCCGCCCCGCCGCCACCGAGAGGCCCGTATGGACACCGCCGCCGCACAGCACTCCGGGGGGCTCGCCCCCGTCACCCTCGACCCCTTCGGACGCGACCAGCACGCCGAGAACGCCCGGCTCCGCGACGCCGGCCCGGCGGTCCTGGTGGAACTCCCTGGCGGGGTGGTGGTCTGGGCGATAA
- a CDS encoding cytochrome P450 codes for MELPGGVVVWAITRHDTLQQLLADPRVGKNPRNWTTFTEGRLPEGWPLLNFVTVPGMVTADGEEHRRLRGLVTQAFTPRRIAELQPAVEARTEALLDGLAALEGDFDLREHFAYPLPMQVIGALLGLPPKQQDDLHELSDTLVSSSATPQAAVAAQRGLFALLASVVAAKRAEPGDDLTTDLIAARAADDRLTEEELVGTLLLMLVAGHETTLNLITNAVRALLAHPEQLRLVLDGEQPWSAVVEETLRFDSPVGQFPLRYAIEDIEVGDVLIRRGEALLASYASAGRDERHHENADAFDITRHGSRHLSLGHGPHFCLGAGLARLEAETALRGLFGRFPALAAADGPAPEPIGSFISNSVRTLKVRVG; via the coding sequence GTGGAACTCCCTGGCGGGGTGGTGGTCTGGGCGATAACCCGGCACGACACCCTGCAGCAGCTGCTCGCCGACCCCCGGGTCGGCAAGAACCCCCGGAACTGGACCACCTTCACCGAGGGCCGGCTGCCCGAGGGCTGGCCGCTGCTCAACTTCGTCACCGTCCCGGGCATGGTGACCGCCGACGGGGAGGAGCACCGACGGCTGCGCGGCCTGGTCACCCAGGCGTTCACCCCCCGCCGGATCGCCGAACTGCAGCCGGCCGTCGAGGCCCGCACCGAGGCGCTGCTGGACGGCCTGGCCGCCCTGGAGGGCGACTTCGACCTCCGCGAGCACTTCGCCTACCCGCTGCCGATGCAGGTGATCGGCGCCCTGCTCGGCCTGCCGCCCAAGCAGCAGGACGACCTGCACGAGCTCTCCGACACCCTGGTCAGCAGCTCCGCCACGCCGCAGGCCGCGGTCGCGGCCCAGCGCGGCCTGTTCGCGCTGCTGGCCTCGGTGGTCGCCGCCAAGCGGGCGGAGCCCGGTGACGACCTGACCACCGACCTGATCGCCGCCCGGGCGGCCGACGACCGGCTCACCGAGGAGGAGCTGGTCGGCACCCTGCTGCTGATGCTGGTCGCCGGGCACGAGACCACGCTCAACCTGATCACCAACGCCGTCCGGGCGCTGCTCGCCCACCCGGAGCAGCTGCGCCTGGTGCTGGACGGCGAGCAGCCCTGGTCGGCGGTCGTCGAGGAGACGCTGCGCTTCGACTCCCCGGTCGGCCAGTTCCCGCTGCGGTACGCGATCGAGGACATCGAAGTCGGTGACGTGCTGATCAGGCGGGGCGAGGCCCTGCTCGCCTCGTACGCCTCCGCCGGGCGCGACGAGCGGCACCACGAGAACGCCGACGCCTTCGACATCACCCGGCACGGCTCGCGGCACCTCTCGCTGGGCCACGGCCCGCACTTCTGCCTGGGCGCGGGCCTGGCCCGGCTGGAGGCGGAGACCGCCCTGCGCGGGCTGTTCGGCCGGTTCCCGGCGCTGGCCGCCGCCGACGGCCCGGCGCCGGAGCCGATCGGCTCCTTCATCAGCAACAGCGTGCGCACGCTGAAGGTACGGGTGGGCTGA
- a CDS encoding isocitrate lyase/phosphoenolpyruvate mutase family protein: MTRTQQDKARLFHTLHRSGDPLLLANVWDALGARLVAAGGAAAIATASASVSWTLGSPDGDQADRAEVLARTAQVVRAAGELPVTADLESGFADTAAGVGATVDALLATGAVGINLEDGAHGGGEPLRPAAEAAERIGAARVAADAAGVALFVNARTDVFLRAVGDPSERLEHAVARARAYVEAGADGVFVPGVTAPETVAALVGALAAPLNVLAGPGAPAAGELAKLGVARISLGPGPARAAYTALARAAEEFRVDGTYGAIEGALDYGRLNGLFTG, encoded by the coding sequence ATGACGCGCACCCAGCAGGACAAGGCCCGACTGTTCCACACGCTGCACCGATCCGGTGACCCGCTGCTCCTCGCCAACGTCTGGGACGCGCTGGGCGCCCGGCTGGTCGCCGCCGGCGGGGCCGCCGCCATCGCCACCGCCAGCGCCTCGGTCTCCTGGACGCTCGGCTCCCCCGACGGGGATCAGGCGGACCGGGCCGAGGTGCTGGCCCGTACCGCCCAGGTGGTCCGGGCGGCCGGAGAACTGCCGGTCACGGCGGATCTGGAGAGCGGCTTCGCGGACACCGCCGCCGGTGTCGGCGCGACCGTCGACGCGCTGCTGGCCACCGGCGCGGTCGGGATCAACCTGGAGGACGGCGCCCACGGCGGCGGCGAGCCGCTGCGGCCGGCGGCCGAGGCGGCGGAGCGGATCGGGGCCGCCCGGGTCGCCGCCGACGCGGCCGGTGTCGCGCTCTTCGTGAACGCCCGCACCGACGTCTTCCTGCGGGCGGTCGGGGACCCGTCCGAGCGGCTGGAGCACGCCGTGGCCCGCGCCCGGGCGTACGTCGAGGCGGGCGCCGACGGCGTCTTCGTGCCCGGCGTCACCGCGCCGGAGACGGTGGCCGCACTGGTCGGGGCCCTCGCCGCACCGCTGAACGTGCTGGCGGGCCCCGGCGCGCCGGCCGCCGGCGAGCTGGCGAAGCTGGGCGTGGCCCGGATCAGCCTCGGCCCGGGCCCCGCCCGCGCCGCCTACACCGCGCTCGCCCGCGCCGCCGAGGAGTTCCGGGTGGACGGCACGTACGGGGCGATCGAGGGCGCCCTGGACTACGGGCGGCTGAACGGCCTGTTCACCGGCTGA
- a CDS encoding carboxymuconolactone decarboxylase family protein, whose translation MTTNDATPVPAPEQRISVPHLLPEFYRAMSAIEKSSKAGLDPQLAELVKTHASMLNGCAFCIDMHATDAVKGGEQEYRIRSLPAWRETSWFTARERAALALTESVTLLTQGHVPDAVYEEAARHFEETELASLIAVIVTINAWNRIGVTSRLSPAPR comes from the coding sequence ATGACGACGAACGACGCCACCCCCGTCCCCGCCCCCGAGCAGCGGATCTCGGTCCCGCACCTGCTGCCGGAGTTCTACCGGGCGATGTCCGCCATCGAAAAGAGCTCCAAGGCGGGGCTCGACCCGCAGCTCGCCGAGCTGGTGAAGACCCACGCCTCGATGCTCAACGGCTGCGCGTTCTGCATCGACATGCACGCCACCGACGCGGTCAAGGGCGGCGAGCAGGAGTACCGGATCCGCTCCCTCCCGGCCTGGCGCGAGACCTCCTGGTTCACCGCCCGCGAGCGCGCCGCCCTCGCGCTGACCGAGTCGGTGACCCTGCTGACCCAGGGGCACGTGCCGGACGCCGTCTACGAGGAGGCCGCCCGGCACTTCGAGGAGACCGAGCTGGCGAGCCTGATCGCGGTGATCGTCACCATCAACGCCTGGAACCGGATCGGCGTCACCTCGCGGTTGAGCCCCGCGCCGAGGTAG
- a CDS encoding PLP-dependent aminotransferase family protein, which yields MESWATFGGDLHLDLTGRRAGGLGLRAALEDALREAVQDGRLAPGTRLPSSRALGGDLGIARNTVVEAYTQLTAEGWLTARQGTGTTVADRAAPPVPATASETAPTRPPVRYDLLPGRPDLSLFPRSAWLAAARRALTAAPDEALGYGSPLGRIELRRALAAYLARVRGVRTDPERILVCSGHTQGLGLLCGVLRERGATSLAVEAYGLAPLRAVVAASGLTRAALELDEGGARTDALAGTGAGAVLLTPAHQFPVGAPLSAHRRAAAVEWARRTDGFVIEDDYDGEFRYDRQPVGAMQALDPERVVHSGTASKSLAPGLRLGWLALPRALVAPVARLKQLADAQSGVLDQLTLAELIGSGTYDRHVRRCRLHYRRRRDRLVAALAERAPGVRVTGVAAGLHAVLLLPPDGPSEAELIARGAAAGLALGALADCHDEGAGAAPAPPGLVIGYGTPPEHAFAGALDALCGLLGRG from the coding sequence ATGGAATCGTGGGCCACTTTCGGTGGCGACCTGCACCTGGACCTCACCGGCCGGCGGGCCGGCGGCCTCGGCCTGCGGGCCGCCCTGGAGGACGCCCTGCGCGAGGCCGTCCAGGACGGACGGCTGGCGCCCGGCACCCGGCTGCCGTCCTCCCGGGCCCTCGGCGGGGATCTCGGGATCGCCCGCAACACGGTCGTCGAGGCGTACACCCAGCTCACCGCCGAGGGCTGGCTGACCGCCCGGCAGGGCACCGGCACCACCGTGGCGGACCGGGCCGCGCCCCCCGTGCCGGCCACCGCGTCCGAGACCGCGCCGACCCGGCCGCCCGTCCGCTACGACCTGCTGCCCGGCAGGCCGGATCTCTCGCTGTTCCCCCGGAGCGCCTGGCTGGCCGCCGCCCGCCGGGCGCTCACCGCCGCCCCGGACGAGGCCCTGGGCTACGGCAGCCCGCTGGGGCGCATCGAGCTGCGCCGGGCCCTCGCCGCGTACCTGGCCCGGGTGCGCGGGGTGCGCACCGACCCGGAGCGGATCCTGGTCTGCTCCGGCCACACCCAGGGCCTGGGCCTGCTCTGCGGTGTCCTGCGCGAGCGCGGGGCCACCTCGCTGGCGGTGGAGGCGTACGGGCTGGCGCCGCTGCGGGCGGTGGTCGCGGCCTCGGGGCTGACCCGGGCGGCGCTGGAGCTGGACGAGGGCGGTGCCAGGACGGACGCCCTGGCGGGTACCGGCGCCGGAGCGGTGCTGCTGACCCCGGCCCATCAGTTCCCCGTCGGCGCGCCGCTGTCGGCGCACCGCCGGGCGGCGGCGGTGGAGTGGGCCCGGCGCACCGACGGCTTCGTGATCGAGGACGACTACGACGGCGAGTTCCGCTACGACCGCCAGCCGGTCGGCGCGATGCAGGCGCTCGACCCCGAACGCGTCGTCCACTCGGGGACGGCCAGCAAGAGCCTGGCGCCCGGCCTGCGGCTGGGCTGGCTCGCGCTGCCGCGGGCGCTGGTCGCCCCGGTGGCCCGGCTGAAGCAGCTGGCCGACGCCCAGTCCGGGGTGCTGGACCAGCTCACGCTGGCCGAGCTGATCGGCTCGGGCACCTACGACCGCCACGTGCGGCGCTGCCGGCTGCACTACCGGCGCCGTCGCGACCGGCTGGTGGCCGCGCTCGCCGAACGGGCGCCGGGGGTACGGGTGACGGGCGTGGCGGCGGGTCTGCACGCCGTGCTGCTGCTGCCGCCGGACGGACCGTCGGAGGCCGAGCTGATCGCGCGCGGCGCGGCGGCGGGGCTGGCGCTGGGCGCACTCGCCGACTGCCACGACGAGGGGGCGGGCGCGGCGCCCGCCCCGCCCGGTCTGGTGATCGGCTACGGCACCCCGCCCGAGCACGCCTTCGCAGGCGCGCTGGACGCGCTCTGCGGGCTGCTCGGGCGGGGCTGA